Proteins found in one Synergistaceae bacterium genomic segment:
- a CDS encoding restriction endonuclease, SacI family yields the protein MENTAETGSQGWEAIAQRVWLGLDRLERLQEETNRQIQETALQMKETDRQLRERMQETDRQLRERIQETALQMKETDRQLKETDRQLRERMQETDRQMKETVLQMKETDRQMKETDRQMKETDLKIGKLSKNIGGLNNSFGALIENLISARLWEKFADYPYNLQRAYQRVKLYDENNRVRTDIDILLSDGTYAMAVEVKEKLDKESDVEHHMKRMELIKKYPPAEVKGKFLLGAMAGGEVDADVANFAHANGFFVLELAGEAVRLVSPPSDFTPRKW from the coding sequence ATGGAAAACACGGCAGAAACAGGATCGCAAGGATGGGAAGCCATCGCTCAAAGGGTGTGGCTTGGCCTGGATAGGCTTGAACGACTGCAAGAGGAAACCAACCGACAGATACAGGAAACTGCCCTGCAGATGAAAGAAACGGACCGCCAGTTGAGAGAACGTATGCAGGAAACGGACCGACAATTGAGAGAACGTATACAGGAAACTGCCCTGCAGATGAAAGAAACGGACCGGCAATTGAAAGAAACGGACCGGCAATTGAGAGAACGTATGCAGGAAACGGATCGGCAAATGAAAGAAACTGTCCTGCAAATGAAAGAAACGGATCGGCAGATGAAAGAAACGGATCGGCAAATGAAAGAAACGGACCTGAAAATCGGGAAACTTTCAAAGAACATCGGCGGGCTGAACAATTCTTTTGGCGCGCTGATCGAAAACCTGATTTCCGCTCGCTTGTGGGAAAAGTTCGCGGATTATCCCTACAACCTCCAGCGAGCCTATCAGCGCGTGAAGCTCTATGATGAGAATAATCGCGTTCGCACGGATATCGATATTCTACTTTCGGACGGCACATACGCAATGGCCGTGGAGGTGAAGGAAAAGCTGGACAAAGAAAGCGACGTGGAACACCACATGAAACGCATGGAACTTATCAAGAAATACCCGCCTGCCGAGGTAAAGGGAAAATTTTTGCTCGGCGCTATGGCCGGAGGAGAGGTCGACGCTGATGTAGCTAACTTCGCCCACGCCAACGGTTTCTTTGTTTTGGAACTTGCAGGGGAAGCCGTTCGTCTCGTCTCCCCTCCGTCAGACTTCACACCAAGAAAGTGGTAA